TCTTCTGAGTGTTAGTTTTTTTATGGTAAGGGAAGTGTCAGgaatattattttgttatttatatagTATGCACACCATTTAGCATAGTAAAGGTCAAGTAAATGTGAgcattgacattttaaaataaaacccatcctttcatatttaaatatttggtataagagttttattttcttggttttatttttgagtttatcTCATTTGAAAATATCTTCAAACTGTTCAGGGATGTATGTTAGATCATGTGTTCCCGGATTGCATACTGCTTTATAATTACATGGTATAAAATGCTAAAGTATTCCTATGTTGTTTCTTGGAGAAAAACTATTTGATAGAGGTTTTGAGAGATGAAAACAGACAAGAGTTTTAAGTTTTGCAGAGCAGGGGAACCTGTAGCAAAGCTCACACTGATGCCCACAAGACGGTGTTCAGCAGTCTTCATACATAAATCCCAGCACTGCCCAGAACTGAGGGGAATTCCTGCCAACAGCAGTATTACCTACTCTACCAAGGGAGTAAAGTACAAGAGCTGTGGACTTATGTGGCTCTCCATAGATGAACAGACGTAATGTTGGACAGACAGTCCTGAGGTTTGGACATCCTACTAGTTTATTGTACAGCTGCATGTTTGCAGAGTTTGAAAATAAGGGTATTGAATTGAAACCTTTTCAGCGTGTCAAAAGACTGAACAACTATCAAAACTGACAAATCCTGCAACCTCTAGCCATGTGCTTTTTAAAGGACTCTAATTCAGTTCCGTGGTCGGAGAGACTGACATTGCTACTGGACGGCTTATGGTGCTGGGTGGGTGGAATGTGGGAAGGCACACCGCGATGGCAAGAGCTCAAGCCAGGACTTGGGGGTCGGGAAAGCCTCTGAaagagtaatatatatatattacacatatatatatatatatatgtactctctctatatctctatatctatctatctatctatctatctgtctatatctatctatctatatatatatcattgtgaCCTAGTGGGTTGGGGAAAGAAAATTGCcagttaaaaaatttaaatgttttgctCTCTAAAAAAACACTTTGGAATTATTGCAGATTTTATAGGAGAAGATAAAAATAGGGAGAACATAAAAATGTAGTCAGGGCAAAAGAGGCAAAGAAGTATATTAGTGGATGTTCATTTTGCATGGAATATGCATTAGTTTCTCTTCAAAAATTTACTTCTGAAACTGTGAAAATGGACTACTGTTAGTTCCACTGCTGAATTCTCATTCCCTACTTGATGTGGAAAATAAACAATAGAAATTAAGAGACCATTCTGTTAGGAGAGATTTTTCTGAAAAGCAGGCCTTTGGCAGTCCATGTCCCCCTCCACTTTCAACAGACATGAACCAGGATCTCTTTCCCCTGGCCGCAAGTCAGCCTTGAATGAATGACCAAAGGTCGTCTAGCGCTCTTTGACTTTTGACATTTACAATGTTTGTAATTTTTAATTACGTTCATATGTGTGTGAGGGAATGTGCCCGTGTGAATATAGGTGCCTGCAATCCAAAAGAGGCCGTTGAACCCTCGGAGCTACATGACATTGTAAGTCAGTTATGGTGGGTGCTGGAAACGGAGCTAGGTCCGTCAGTAAGAGCAATACATGCTCTTAAAcaccgagccatccctccagcctctttTGACATTTGAAACAGCACATGTCGACTCTGCAGAGATTTGACAGGCTGgattatatatatgcacatcGATCTTTATTGGCTTCAGCCAGTCAAAAGTCAGAAGCACGCACACGATCACGTGCACCCTTGCATACTTGCGTCCACCAGCATGGCTTGACAAGAGCTCTTCGCCAACTGTCGCTGCAGTTGATAGACACAAAACCAGGGAGTAGACTTGAGGGGAGACGGAGGTTGGGAGAGATTTGGCTAGGCTATGACAAGAGATAATATTTGGATCAGAAGGGATGGGCTTATTACATCATTGATATTTAGATATTAAAAACAGGAGGGGTGGACTTATAATTCGATACGAGATGGGGAGAGCCTGCTTATAATAACGTTGATACTGGGTCAGTTAACGGCTGGCTTGCTATATATAACTTTGCCTGAAATGGGAGGAAAGTGCAGCCGCGGGGGAGAGAGGAGGCCTCTGGGTTTCCCAGGCTTCTCTGCGCTGTGTTGCTGTCAGATAAAGAGTAGGGAAGAGACACCCTTGGGTTTCTGTGATATTAAGGCACGGAGAAACAACTCGTGCTTTGGAAGGGAGGATCCTGCTTATTTAGACATGGCATACTTCCCTGACAATGATCTGCACATGGCGGCCTGTGCAGGAGATTTACCTTTTATGCGGCTGTACTTCACTCTGGGCAAATACGAAGTCAATCACAGAGACAGGGAAAATAGGTAAGAGAGCTTTCAGACCTGGGGAGGGTTAGTGTGGGAGACATCTTTATTAGCTCCCAGGACAGGAACAGGAGCGGCGTGGGCCTAACTGTGATCACTGCTACCACACATAGGCTGTTTTAGCGCCTTGATCAGCAACACCTGGAAGGAACCTCTGGCCCCAGACAACACAAGGACAGAAGTCTGATTGCTTTCCCTTCGTCATGAGCCATTTAGAGAGTCAACAGACTATTTAAAAGTGTTAATCAACAAAAACGAATCATCATTTTATCTTACATTAGAAATACGATGTTAAGTACATTTTTTTAcacctctgggtgttgtgggcaagaacattttttttttaaagtgaagaaCAAAAAGATTCGGAATGGATTTATTACCTTCAAACCTAAAATTCTTAAAGTAAAACCCAGTGTCcactatatatgatatatatcagaATGTGTATTAGAAtgtataagtgtatatgtatgtgtggtccCAGTAGGGAGAAAAGAAACCCACAGCACTTTATTTTTATCAGCCTATCTTAAAATGTCAAATTATTAGAGGAACACAGTTACTAAAAAAATATCCATTGAATATTTCACCTTGAaggaggcacagacagacacagaggaatATTAGCATAGTCAGATTTAGCTAATGATTAGTTAAGTGACACCAGTTTGAGTACATCTACACAAACTTTGATTGTAGACTTGTTTTAGCAAACTATGCGTACAAGTCTAATGTAGCATTTTCAAACATTTGAATTACAcatgaattttcctctttttttactCCTAAATCATCAGTTCTGCTTTGCGATGCTGCTACCCTTTAATACcgatcctcatgttgtggtgacccctaagcataaaattatttttgttgctatttcacaaTGGTagtttgctactgttgtgaaacataatgtaaacatctgccTTTTCTGATGGGTTTAGgccacccctgtgaaagggtcattgatTAGGAACCACTGACTTACATAtttaatttgaacatttggtttCTGGtcctttttataaaacattatttcTAGCTTATTTTCAGTGAGACAGAATATAATTTACTTTAATGCAGTGCGTTGGCACTGAGTCTTTCTTTGCCTCCTGTTTTAGTTGGGAATGGTCCTCTAAACGCTTCTACTATTCTTTCAAGTAGTCATTCAAAGAGCGGGGCTGTGTTCATTTACAGATGAAAAATCTCACATTtccttttaattgtgtgtgtgtgtgtgtgtgtgtgtgtgtgtgtgtgtgtgtgtgtgtgtgtgtggtgtggtgtgtattttCTGTTGATACTTAGTCTGTTCTGAGAATAATCTTTTTATCTGTGCTTATAGATTTTTATATTGTATAACTATTATTGAGCATGGTTTTATTCTGTATAGACTCATGCAAATAATTGCAGACCATGTTAGTTATTTTTCATTATTCATCCACTTTACATCTCAATATCAGGCCTCCTCCTAGTTTCCCTCACACAGATTCCCcccatttccccctttccttctcctcagagaaggggcaGTCCCCACCCTCAGCATCACCCtaccttggcacatcaagtcactgtaggACCAGGCacaacctctcccactgaggccagacaaggtagctcaggaatgggatccacaggcaggaacAGCGTTAGGGACAACCCCTGCTTGTGTTGGTTAGTtatgtgttaacttgacacaagctgagaGGAacctcaataaagaaaatgtctccatatgGTTGGGACGTAGAGAAgcttgtaggacattttcttgattagttaTTGATAGGGGGAGGGCAcagcacattgtgggtggtgctatctcTAGTCAAGTAGTTCtgtgttctataaaaaagcaggttgagcaagccataaaGAATAAACTGGTAAGTTgcacccctccatggccactgcatcagttcctgcctccaggtttctgtcctgTTTAAATTCCTGTCGTGTCTtactttgatgatgaacagtgctgtggaagtataagccaagtgaaccctttcctctccaagttgctttagtcatgctATTTTATCACGCCAAAGATTCCCAAGCTAAGACACTGACTGTAAGGATGAACACAAAAGAAAGCAGATATACATGGCTATTAATTTTGTACAGGAATGACCTTACTTTTTAATAGTTCCTATATAGAAACGTGAATCCCTGTCATTCTCTCAATCCATTCAGTCTCCAGGCTTAACCAGAATATCTACCATGCACACATTATTATCTTAAAGGATCCATTCCTCCTTGAaaacttcatgtttttttttttttggcccagAGTAGCAATATTgactaaaattaaattaaatgataCTTCCTCATTTGATTCTTGCAATTCCTTTCTTTGGTTTTTAAGTCTGAAAACCAAAGCCCTGGTTACTCTGTGCTTAGCTGTTGCTACTGCTATTGCTGTTTTGACTGTGTTTGTAAAAAGTAAAATGTATTAAGTACAATTGGCATAACTAGATTTCAAAGGACTCATTGTATATAGGATTGTATTCTGACCCATTCTTTTGAGtattaataaaaatctaaaagcTGCTATAATTTATAGTTCTAAAACAGGAGAAGGGCATACCATCCTCAGCATCTGAGCAAGAGGAGCATGAGTTCATGAATCTGGACATGAAGATCCtggctcattaaaaaaaaagttgccttggggctggggatttagctcagtggtagagcgcttacctaggaagcgcaaggccctgggttcggtccccagctccaaaaaaaaaagacccccccccaaaaagttGCCTTACAGTTGTTGAAATATAGAATCCTTAAAACATCTACAAAATGGGTATAGTTGTATTGCCTTACCAACCTGTTTAACCATGTATGCTAAGTTGGAGTAATATGATTAATATCTAGCATGTTATAAGTAAATCTTTCTTAGATATCatttatacattctttttttttttggttctttatttcggagctggggaccgaacccagggccttgcgcttcctaggcaagcgctctaccactgagctaaatccccagcccctagtttaTACATTCTTAATGAAGCATCACGATGTTCCGTTTTACTGGAGCAGAAATAAAGCCCACGAAGGGTAAGACATGATTGTAGATAACAGAGCTTAGAGTAGGATTAGAATCTGCTAGAGTTCAAAGGTACCCTCTCCCTCACTCATGTATCTGAGCATTTGGTCCTCAGATGGTAGCTCTGGTTTGGGAGTTGTGGAACCATATGAATAGATGTAAGTTTCTGTGGGTCAGGCTTTGGGGAGGGCATAATCAGTTGTTGGTTCCAGTTCCTTCTCATTTCCTGAACACCACCTTCAGCATGTGGCTTATAGGGCAATAGACTTGCTGTGTGGTAGGAATGTGGGCAAACTTGGAGTGTCAAAGGAGAATGCCATGAGCAGAGCTTAATGACAAGTGCAGAAGGCAGCATGGCAATCAACAGACAGGAACAGACTGGCTCAGAAGAACTGGAGACAAGGGGTCATAGTGAACTGGGATAAAAGTCATTCGTGCTACATTCTGGCAAAGGGTCTGTGTTCTGTACCCTGAATTTTTAAATGAGGCTTAATGTGAATGAAGCAgattgatgtatgtgtgtgtatttggaagAAATTTCACAAGTGAAAACAAATTTCTTCAGAAGAGAATTACATATTTGTTTAAAAGGCAATGCCATGTATGCTATTTAACTGTTCTGGTTACAAGAATACTTGCACATATCGAGATAGTACACTGTGATTTCTCGACAGGAATGCCATGCACTTTGCCTGCTTCTATGGACATTTAGAACTGGTGATATATCTCTGGAGGCGTGGCTGTGAGATTAATGTGTGTGACAATCATAACATCACACCCCTGATGAAGGTAGACCATAGTCATCATTTTAAGAATGAGATTATCTTGACTGAAGTAAAAATGAATTCATCTTTTGTAATTACAATTAATGGCGAAACCCATGAGTTTATATCATAAATTCTTTGAGCTGACTGTGTGTTTCTTGTTACTATCCCTTAAGGCTGTCCAAAGCTGGGAAGATGAAATTGTGTGTTTTCTGCTAGAGCACCATGCTAACCTGCACATTAAAGACAGCAGGGGCAACACTGCCCTGCACTATGCTGTCTATGGTGGGAATTCAGCAATGGCTGCCAGGCTGCTAGAGTATGGAGCAGATATTGAGGAAAGGACAAAAGTAAGGATCACTCTGTTTAGAAACACGTGTGATTTATGCAGGGCTAATCACCTATGTTTAGAAGCTCACTCGTTCTTTGGAATGAAAATGCTTAGATATTTGGaagggaaatattttaaatattggtACTTTGAAAAGTATTTGTACTTAGAAAATACAGCTTTCTTCTTTACACTAAAGACAAATGTAtgtgaaaacactgaatttcttttctttctcttttttcttgatcatttcattcatttacatctcaaatgatatcccacttccagtTACCTCTCCACAACTCCCCCCATCCCACATttgctctctcctccctcccctttgcctcgaTAAGGGTGCTCCCAACCCAtccaccctctcctgccccactgctccaACATCCCTGTATGCTGGGGCAtaaaacctccacaggaccaagggtctcccctcccattgatgtcagacaaggccatcctctgctacatatgtatctggaccgatggatccctccatgtgtactctttgattaatagtctagtccctgggagcactgggtggtccagccaggagatgttcttcctatggggttcaaTCCCCCTGTGagactccagtccttctgccaccTCCCTCAacagggtccctgagctcagtctaatggttatacagacagacagacagacagacagacagacagacacacacacacacacacacacacacagagagagagagagagagagagagagagagagagagagagagagagaggaatagaggagtagaggccggccatgagcatgtgaagagacagggatggggggtgggagAGGAATGGAGAGACAGAGTGGAGAAGGTAAGTGAGcaaggggaagagcaagagagagaggaggggcaaggagccccttttatagtgagtcaagcacacctggctgttgccaggtaactgtggggcagagtctagactaaatgccaacagTTATGCCTATTGGGTCTTTGCGAACTGTAAGTTTATTTTGCTGTTTTACAGGATAACCTCACGCCACTCTTGCTTGCTCTCAAGGAGAACAGACTGAAGATGGCGCAATTCTTAGTCAGGATGGAAGCAAGTGTGCATGCCGTTGACTCACAGAGGAGGTGGAGTCGCTTGATTCATAAAAACCTTTCAACAGACGCGACCATGCACATAACACAGTACagcaaggtctctctgtgtagctctggggtcctagaacttgctctgtactcagagatctgccttcttctgtctcccaagggctggggttaaaggcatgggcTACTACTCCCAGATTAGAATTTCAGTAACTTAGAGTGAGTGATATATAAGGTTCATACTCTTCTTATTAATATTGGctgatttctttagtttttaatcCGATATTAGTACATATAATATTGTATTAGCTAAAGTGTACTAATCTTGTTTTAATACacttttctttagaaaattttatattgagtataaaagtaaaaagaacatTGTATGTTAGTTACCTTTCATATAGGTATACATGACAGGGGAAAGTTTATTTTGGTTGAAGGCCTCAGAATGTATTCTCTATCTCGGCAGGGAAAGCATCCCATATTATCTCCATGATTGGGAGAATGTGGGAGGACTCCTCCCGAGGAGCCCTGTGTACCCTAACCTCTCAATACTCAAGGTTTCCACTGTAACTTTACTTCCATTCACAATCCAACATAAAACTCAATCAGGAGATCTATGCTGGAAATTCCAGCCTGCTACTCATTGCCTGGTCTCAtaggtttattttcttctcctgaaaCTTTGGTGTAAATCTCCACAATCCTATAATTTTTGCATTCTTTATGTCTAAAACCAGCAGCACATGGATGACGTCACCTGCTGCTGCCATACTGATAGCAAGCTTCCTGTAGGTCTTGTCTGTGCCATTTCCCAGTGCTGTATGGCTAAGCCAGAGAAAACACATCACTAATATATTGAAATGTAATAATACAAGTGACGAGTGGTTGTAAGACTTTTGATGTGGGAGCTTGCTGGGATCTCCTCATTCTGAAGACAGAGGCATGggtatctctgagtttgaggtcagcctgatcaaCATAGTGAAACATACATATTGAGTCCTtgtttgaagaaaatattaatatacaTCCTATCTCAGTGCCCATCATGTGGTAATCAGCATCATTTGACTGAAAGTACTATTGTTCTGCTAGGAGTTGTTCATTAATCCCAAAAGGCCAACAAGGAGCTGATTCCGATGCAATtgcattagggtctctttattcaaaCTCCAGCTTGGGCTCCTCGTcaaccctgacacagcaggatgGAAGGTAGAGCCCTGAGCCTAGTTTAAGGCAAGCATATATAgaggcaagcaaacaagcaaagggGTTTCTAGCCTGGCACACATTTGATTGGTGATGGGGccattatggcctttaacataattggttggtgctgggagccaaaccataaacttaacttctgcttttctcctgatttgtggttgttaggaagtgaagtgccAGGGGAATGCTAATAAGTTGGAGGCGTATATTTGTTGgggagtaacctggaaactggtgctaggtgCCAGTTTGTTAGTTTACTTGTAGAGTCCAACCTTAGGCCATgttctctaagatggagtctgaacccaaaagatcTGGTTTCTCATTGTAACTATCTTTGTCACTACTatcaatataattttatattgttaCCGTTATTATATTAATCACACAAATAATATCACTTATTTGACATGAGCATAAATTGCAAAATATCACATTATTAAGCCATGGAGAGAATGGTGAAATCTTCTAAATTTTAATGTACTTCAGATAAATTTTCCTAAGAAACATAGTTGTCCATCAAAGAATACTGACTTGGGAATCCTCCTGTGTAATAGAGTGAGAAAGGAATCTACTAGAGTGTTATGTCTTTTCAGCTTTGAAGACAACGTAGTGTTGAATACTGGATCTTACACAGACGAAATAGTTATGTCTGTTAATAATTCTATACAGTTGAGTAAGCTTTTTGGCAAAGTGTATctaatactttttaaatataaataactatTCAGGTTTGTAActgaagttatttttattttagaaattctCTCATGTATGCTGTAAGATGTGACTGTCCAGTTATGGTCAACCTTATTCTTCAACAAGGTGCTGAcataaatttgaaagatttatttggatGGACTGCTTTACGTTATGCTATTGAGGGTGATCGTGATGTGTAAGTAATTCTAGTTAACATTAATTGTTTCGAATAACCACCCAGATGAGATTTCATTGTCAGTTTCAGTTGTTTTGAAAGGGAAGTGAGTTAGTCCAGTTCATTATCTGGAAACCAAGGAAAGTGATGGATTATTTAGAAGTAGAAATGGGTGCAGGATATATTGATCTCAAGACAAGTTTGATTTTTAATAATATTGGGATTGAAAATAGGGCCTGATGGTAAGGCAAGtattctaccattgagctacctcCATAATCCTTGTCCTTGGGAGTTTGAAGATCTTTATACTTAGCGA
This genomic interval from Rattus norvegicus strain BN/NHsdMcwi chromosome 17, GRCr8, whole genome shotgun sequence contains the following:
- the Potec gene encoding ankyrin repeat domain-containing protein 7 isoform X6, which translates into the protein MGGKCSRGGERRPLGFPGFSALCCCQIKSREETPLGFCDIKARRNNSCFGREDPAYLDMAYFPDNDLHMAACAGDLPFMRLYFTLGKYEVNHRDRENRNAMHFACFYGHLELVIYLWRRGCEINVCDNHNITPLMKAVQSWEDEIVCFLLEHHANLHIKDSRGNTALHYAVYGGNSAMAARLLEYGADIEERTKDNLTPLLLALKENRLKMAQFLVRMEASVHAVDSQRRNSLMYAVRCDCPVMVNLILQQGADINLKDLFGWTALRYAIEGDRDVSFPPPLLYGSTPLLFLIREKQTSKRRTILLEYEYNLIQRLRERNQVSGVSFSSFQYPMSPFSDAVHAYVWCHLQEWVASQTQHS
- the Potec gene encoding ankyrin repeat domain-containing protein 7 isoform X1 codes for the protein MGGKCSRGGERRPLGFPGFSALCCCQIKSREETPLGFCDIKARRNNSCFGREDPAYLDMAYFPDNDLHMAACAGDLPFMRLYFTLGKYEVNHRDRENRNAMHFACFYGHLELVIYLWRRGCEINVCDNHNITPLMKAVQSWEDEIVCFLLEHHANLHIKDSRGNTALHYAVYGGNSAMAARLLEYGADIEERTKDNLTPLLLALKENRLKMAQFLVRMEASVHAVDSQRRNSLMYAVRCDCPVMVNLILQQGADINLKDLFGWTALRYAIEGDRDVSFPPPLLYGSTPLLFLIREKQTSKRRTILLEYEYNLIQRLRERNQEFQSSEDSSIRPINEVDAEVTSSMAIEKVIELQDPLTTSETSVKKIQTCRSAESELEVISLEDEISGKETINNPQQQCCKF
- the Potec gene encoding ankyrin repeat domain-containing protein 7 isoform X4 — encoded protein: MGGKCSRGGERRPLGFPGFSALCCCQIKSREETPLGFCDIKARRNNSCFGREDPAYLDMAYFPDNDLHMAACAGDLPFMRLYFTLGKYEVNHRDRENRNAMHFACFYGHLELVIYLWRRGCEINVCDNHNITPLMKAVQSWEDEIVCFLLEHHANLHIKDSRGNTALHYAVYGGNSAMAARLLEYGADIEERTKDNLTPLLLALKENRLKMAQFLVRMEASVHAVDSQRRNSLMYAVRCDCPVMVNLILQQGADINLKDLFGWTALRYAIEGDRDVSFPPPLLYGSTPLLFLIREKQTSKRRTILLEYEYNLIQRLRERNQEFQSSEDSSIRPINEVDAEVTSSMAIEKVIELQDPLTTSETSVKKIQTCRSGNWYS
- the Potec gene encoding ankyrin repeat domain-containing protein 7 isoform X2 — protein: MGGKCSRGGERRPLGFPGFSALCCCQIKSREETPLGFCDIKARRNNSCFGREDPAYLDMAYFPDNDLHMAACAGDLPFMRLYFTLGKYEVNHRDRENRNAMHFACFYGHLELVIYLWRRGCEINVCDNHNITPLMKAVQSWEDEIVCFLLEHHANLHIKDSRGNTALHYAVYGGNSAMAARLLEYGADIEERTKDNLTPLLLALKENRLKMAQFLVRMEASVHAVDSQRRNSLMYAVRCDCPVMVNLILQQGADINLKDLFGWTALRYAIEGDRDVSFPPPLLYGSTPLLFLIREKQTSKRRTILLEYEYNLIQRLRERNQEFQSSEDSSIRPINEVDAEVTSSMAIEKVIELQDPLTTSETSVKKIQTCRSESELEVISLEDEISGKETINNPQQQCCKF
- the Potec gene encoding ankyrin repeat domain-containing protein 7 isoform X3, coding for MGGKCSRGGERRPLGFPGFSALCCCQIKSREETPLGFCDIKARRNNSCFGREDPAYLDMAYFPDNDLHMAACAGDLPFMRLYFTLGKYEVNHRDRENRNAMHFACFYGHLELVIYLWRRGCEINVCDNHNITPLMKAVQSWEDEIVCFLLEHHANLHIKDSRGNTALHYAVYGGNSAMAARLLEYGADIEERTKDNLTPLLLALKENRLKMAQFLVRMEASVHAVDSQRRNSLMYAVRCDCPVMVNLILQQGADINLKDLFGWTALRYAIEGDRDVRTILLEYEYNLIQRLRERNQEFQSSEDSSIRPINEVDAEVTSSMAIEKVIELQDPLTTSETSVKKIQTCRSAESELEVISLEDEISGKETINNPQQQCCKF
- the Potec gene encoding ankyrin repeat domain-containing protein 7 isoform X5, which encodes MGGKCSRGGERRPLGFPGFSALCCCQIKSREETPLGFCDIKARRNNSCFGREDPAYLDMAYFPDNDLHMAACAGDLPFMRLYFTLGKYEVNHRDRENRNAMHFACFYGHLELVIYLWRRGCEINVCDNHNITPLMKAVQSWEDEIVCFLLEHHANLHIKDSRGNTALHYAVYGGNSAMAARLLEYGADIEERTKDNLTPLLLALKENRLKMAQFLVRMEASVHAVDSQRRNSLMYAVRCDCPVMVNLILQQGADINLKDLFGWTALRYAIEGDRDVRTILLEYEYNLIQRLRERNQEFQSSEDSSIRPINEVDAEVTSSMAIEKVIELQDPLTTSETSVKKIQTCRSESELEVISLEDEISGKETINNPQQQCCKF
- the Potec gene encoding putative ankyrin repeat domain-containing protein 19 isoform X10, whose amino-acid sequence is MGGKCSRGGERRPLGFPGFSALCCCQIKSREETPLGFCDIKARRNNSCFGREDPAYLDMAYFPDNDLHMAACAGDLPFMRLYFTLGKYEVNHRDRENRNAMHFACFYGHLELVIYLWRRGCEINVCDNHNITPLMKDNLTPLLLALKENRLKMAQFLVRMEASVHAVDSQRRNSLMYAVRCDCPVMVNLILQQGADINLKDLFGWTALRYAIEGDRDVRTILLEYEYNLIQRLRERNQEFQSSEDSSIRPINEVDAEVTSSMAIEKVIELQDPLTTSETSVKKIQTCRSESELEVISLEDEISGKETINNPQQQCCKF
- the Potec gene encoding putative ankyrin repeat domain-containing protein 19 isoform X9 translates to MGGKCSRGGERRPLGFPGFSALCCCQIKSREETPLGFCDIKARRNNSCFGREDPAYLDMAYFPDNDLHMAACAGDLPFMRLYFTLGKYEVNHRDRENRNAMHFACFYGHLELVIYLWRRGCEINVCDNHNITPLMKDNLTPLLLALKENRLKMAQFLVRMEASVHAVDSQRRNSLMYAVRCDCPVMVNLILQQGADINLKDLFGWTALRYAIEGDRDVRTILLEYEYNLIQRLRERNQEFQSSEDSSIRPINEVDAEVTSSMAIEKVIELQDPLTTSETSVKKIQTCRSAESELEVISLEDEISGKETINNPQQQCCKF
- the Potec gene encoding ankyrin repeat domain-containing protein 7 isoform X11 yields the protein MGGKCSRGGERRPLGFPGFSALCCCQIKSREETPLGFCDIKARRNNSCFGREDPAYLDMAYFPDNDLHMAACAGDLPFMRLYFTLGKYEVNHRDRENRNAMHFACFYGHLELVIYLWRRGCEINVCDNHNITPLMKAVQSWEDEIVCFLLEHHANLHIKDSRGNTALHYAVYGGNSAMAARLLEYGADIEERTKDNLTPLLLALKENRLKMAQFLVRMEASVHAVDSQRRWSRLIHKNLSTDATMHITQYSKKFSHVCCKM
- the Potec gene encoding ankyrin repeat domain-containing protein 18A isoform X7; protein product: MGGKCSRGGERRPLGFPGFSALCCCQIKSREETPLGFCDIKARRNNSCFGREDPAYLDMAYFPDNDLHMAACAGDLPFMRLYFTLGKYEVNHRDRENRNAMHFACFYGHLELVIYLWRRGCEINVCDNHNITPLMKDNLTPLLLALKENRLKMAQFLVRMEASVHAVDSQRRNSLMYAVRCDCPVMVNLILQQGADINLKDLFGWTALRYAIEGDRDVSFPPPLLYGSTPLLFLIREKQTSKRRTILLEYEYNLIQRLRERNQEFQSSEDSSIRPINEVDAEVTSSMAIEKVIELQDPLTTSETSVKKIQTCRSAESELEVISLEDEISGKETINNPQQQCCKF
- the Potec gene encoding ankyrin repeat domain-containing protein 7 isoform X8, which gives rise to MGGKCSRGGERRPLGFPGFSALCCCQIKSREETPLGFCDIKARRNNSCFGREDPAYLDMAYFPDNDLHMAACAGDLPFMRLYFTLGKYEVNHRDRENRNAMHFACFYGHLELVIYLWRRGCEINVCDNHNITPLMKAVQSWEDEIVCFLLEHHANLHIKDSRGNTALHYAVYGGNSAMAARLLEYGADIEERTKDNLTPLLLALKENRLKMAQFLVRMEASVHAVDSQRRNSLMYAVRCDCPVMVNLILQQGADINLKDLFGWTALRYAIEGDRDVRTILLEYEYNLIQRLRERNQVSGVSFSSFQYPMSPFSDAVHAYVWCHLQEWVASQTQHS